One Actinomadura viridis genomic region harbors:
- the blaOXA gene encoding class D beta-lactamase yields the protein MIELSSRNLRARLGATTLAALTLFGTAACGAAPHDSAPRAAAAVAAADQIRPGITERDDLRAVFDAAGVRGSFALLDVRTRSTTVVDRRRAQTPLVPASSFKVPHALVALETGTVKSPDEVIPWDGTPQPFPEWEQDMTMREAVRVSNAAAFQVIARRIGLQRERQWLQRLGYGNRQTGTVVDRFWLDGPLKISAVEQTRFMERLAAGRLPASREHQRTVRELIKQEEKDGYTLFAKSGWQNAPGPGTGWWAGWVERGGRVYTFALNIDVVKDGDAGKRATVARELLQRLNVLPTA from the coding sequence ATGATCGAGCTTTCTTCCCGAAATCTGCGCGCCCGGCTAGGTGCCACCACGCTCGCCGCGCTCACCCTCTTCGGCACCGCCGCGTGCGGCGCCGCCCCCCATGACTCCGCCCCGCGCGCCGCCGCCGCCGTCGCGGCGGCCGACCAGATCCGGCCCGGCATCACCGAGCGCGACGATCTGCGCGCGGTGTTCGACGCGGCGGGCGTGCGCGGCTCGTTCGCGCTGCTGGACGTGAGAACCCGGAGCACGACCGTGGTGGATCGGCGGCGTGCCCAGACCCCGCTGGTGCCCGCTTCCTCCTTCAAGGTCCCGCACGCACTGGTCGCCCTGGAAACCGGGACGGTCAAGAGTCCCGACGAGGTGATCCCCTGGGATGGGACGCCCCAGCCATTTCCCGAATGGGAGCAGGACATGACGATGCGGGAGGCCGTCCGCGTCTCCAACGCCGCGGCGTTCCAGGTGATCGCCCGCCGCATCGGCCTGCAGCGCGAACGGCAGTGGCTGCAGCGGCTCGGCTACGGCAACCGCCAGACCGGGACGGTGGTGGACCGCTTCTGGCTGGACGGCCCGCTGAAGATCTCGGCGGTGGAGCAGACCCGGTTCATGGAGCGGCTGGCGGCCGGGCGCCTGCCCGCCTCGCGCGAGCACCAGCGCACCGTCCGCGAACTGATCAAGCAGGAGGAGAAGGACGGGTACACGCTGTTCGCCAAGTCGGGCTGGCAGAACGCCCCCGGCCCCGGGACCGGCTGGTGGGCCGGGTGGGTCGAGCGCGGCGGACGTGTCTACACCTTCGCGCTGAACATCGACGTCGTCAAGGACGGCGACGCCGGTAAGCGCGCCACGGTCGCGCGTGAGTTGCTGCAGAGGCTGAACGTGCTGCCCACTGCGTGA
- a CDS encoding ester cyclase, translating into MSVDYLLNLYERYRTAWEARDWQRFRSTLHPAYVFTVCGEPMGEIAETIGWSVQLRAAFPDFRQDVRARYPAEHALIVEAVASGTTSGIPPALALPPPPPGRRLHLPYVKVLRIEDGLIREDRQYHDTATFLRQLYPGAEGGA; encoded by the coding sequence GTGAGCGTGGACTATCTGCTCAACCTGTATGAGCGCTACCGGACGGCCTGGGAGGCCCGGGACTGGCAGCGCTTCCGCAGCACACTGCACCCGGCGTACGTGTTCACGGTGTGCGGCGAGCCCATGGGCGAGATCGCCGAGACCATCGGATGGAGCGTGCAGCTGAGAGCGGCGTTCCCTGACTTCCGGCAGGACGTCCGCGCCCGGTATCCCGCCGAACACGCGCTCATCGTCGAGGCCGTCGCCTCGGGGACGACCAGCGGGATCCCGCCCGCCTTGGCTCTCCCGCCACCGCCGCCCGGCCGGAGACTGCATCTTCCGTACGTGAAGGTGCTCCGAATCGAGGACGGCCTGATCCGTGAGGACCGGCAGTACCACGACACGGCGACCTTCCTGCGGCAGCTCTATCCCGGGGCCGAGGGAGGGGCGTGA
- a CDS encoding GlxA family transcriptional regulator, which translates to MGHHRIALIAPRRPNLFELGVAVEIFGSPRSEPPEWYDFTVCSAGTGPGPAEGGLVDVAIADGLEAAEAADTVMVLGSEVEPFEPEVLTAVRQAYERGARIVGLCTGAFVLAAAGVLDGRTATTHWKHAVRLARRHPRTRVHSDVLYVDDGQVLTSAGMSAAVDLCLHIIREDHGVRVARDVARHLVMPPHREGGQAQYIVAPVPELSSSTAGVQRAIDYLGEHLDQDLRVDELAAVAYMSPRNFSRRFRQVTGTTPNRWILDQRLARARELLEETDESIEQVARLSGFGSPVTMRQRFAQILHTSPSAYRRTFRTMGHSAPAGGDGTPIPEIGNRETARTC; encoded by the coding sequence GTGGGGCACCATCGCATCGCGCTCATCGCGCCGCGGCGGCCCAACCTGTTCGAGCTCGGCGTCGCGGTGGAGATCTTCGGATCCCCGCGGTCCGAGCCGCCGGAGTGGTACGACTTCACGGTCTGCTCGGCCGGCACGGGACCGGGGCCGGCCGAGGGCGGACTCGTCGACGTCGCCATCGCGGACGGCCTGGAGGCCGCGGAGGCCGCCGACACGGTCATGGTCCTGGGGTCGGAGGTGGAGCCGTTCGAACCCGAAGTCCTGACGGCCGTCCGGCAGGCGTACGAACGCGGCGCGCGCATCGTGGGGCTTTGCACCGGCGCCTTCGTTCTCGCGGCGGCCGGTGTGCTCGACGGGCGCACCGCCACCACCCATTGGAAGCACGCCGTACGGCTCGCACGCCGGCACCCGCGCACCCGCGTGCACAGCGACGTGCTCTACGTGGACGACGGCCAGGTCCTGACATCGGCCGGGATGTCGGCCGCCGTCGATCTGTGCCTGCACATCATCCGCGAGGACCACGGCGTCCGCGTCGCCCGGGACGTCGCGCGGCACCTGGTGATGCCGCCGCACAGGGAGGGCGGTCAGGCGCAGTACATCGTGGCCCCGGTGCCGGAGCTGAGCTCCTCCACAGCGGGCGTCCAGCGTGCGATCGACTACCTGGGCGAGCACCTGGACCAGGACCTGAGAGTGGACGAGCTCGCGGCGGTCGCGTACATGTCCCCCCGCAACTTCTCCCGCCGTTTCCGCCAGGTCACCGGGACGACACCGAACCGCTGGATCCTCGACCAGCGCCTCGCCCGGGCACGCGAGCTCCTCGAGGAGACCGACGAGTCGATCGAGCAGGTCGCCCGCCTGTCCGGGTTCGGCAGCCCGGTCACGATGCGGCAGCGCTTCGCCCAGATCCTGCACACGTCCCCTTCGGCCTACCGCCGTACGTTCCGGACGATGGGGCACAGCGCACCGGCGGGCGGGGACGGAACGCCCATCCCGGAGATCGGAAACAGGGAGACCGCCCGGACCTGCTGA
- a CDS encoding DUF3237 family protein: MPSPPRNRPRAPRPTSIWSTCARWTSLSERSRPCPADRRQGIVQTHDGAAIQLTTTGRADLGEHTGRFLAGEEVGADDAYIRTCPLFETRARYAWLNRLVTVARCDLSISRIRYRISALA; the protein is encoded by the coding sequence ATGCCATCCCCACCTCGGAACCGGCCGCGGGCGCCCCGGCCGACGTCCATCTGGAGTACCTGTGCTCGCTGGACATCTCTTTCGGAACGGTCCCGACCGTGTCCCGCGGATCGACGTCAGGGGATCGTCCAGACCCATGACGGCGCCGCGATCCAGCTGACCACCACGGGCCGCGCGGACCTGGGCGAGCACACCGGCAGGTTCCTCGCCGGCGAGGAGGTCGGCGCCGACGACGCCTACATCAGGACGTGTCCGCTGTTCGAGACCAGAGCCAGGTACGCCTGGCTCAACCGGCTGGTGACGGTCGCCCGGTGCGACCTGTCGATCTCCCGGATCCGCTACCGGATCAGCGCCCTTGCCTGA
- a CDS encoding aldo/keto reductase: MSVALAWLLQRSPNILLIPGTSSTAHLRENIAGAGLSLSHEDLTKLDDLGIGSAPTD; this comes from the coding sequence ATGTCCGTCGCACTGGCCTGGCTGCTGCAGCGATCACCGAACATCCTGCTCATCCCCGGCACATCATCGACGGCACACCTACGCGAGAACATCGCGGGCGCGGGACTCTCCCTGTCTCATGAGGACTTGACCAAGCTGGACGACCTCGGGATCGGGTCGGCTCCCACGGACTGA
- a CDS encoding alpha/beta fold hydrolase, which translates to MSTFILVHGAWNQGTTWKKTLPILQAPGRTVLTPSLRADAGTRLSDHVTQVEELIAKASGFGGPVTLVAHSYAGVPASQAVIRSGGVDRLVLLDAWLAPAGKSLLDVAPDWFADWCRTSATGDPAMLPIPPLGSIGVPDDSAEAAWLGRRLVEHPLATFTDPVESTLDSQRLDALGVERHALLCVPGTMPFREFAIEAGCAIDEISSGHSVMVTRPVTLARRLLRLGS; encoded by the coding sequence ATGTCCACGTTCATCCTCGTCCACGGCGCCTGGAACCAGGGGACGACCTGGAAGAAGACCCTTCCGATACTGCAGGCGCCCGGACGGACCGTGCTGACCCCGTCGCTGCGGGCCGACGCGGGAACCCGCCTGTCCGACCACGTCACTCAGGTGGAGGAGCTGATCGCCAAGGCGTCCGGCTTCGGCGGGCCCGTGACCCTGGTCGCCCACAGTTACGCCGGTGTCCCCGCCTCCCAGGCCGTGATCCGGAGCGGTGGCGTGGACCGGCTCGTGCTGCTGGACGCGTGGCTCGCGCCCGCCGGCAAGTCCCTGCTGGACGTGGCCCCGGACTGGTTCGCCGACTGGTGCCGTACCTCGGCCACCGGTGACCCGGCGATGCTCCCGATCCCGCCGCTGGGGTCGATCGGCGTTCCCGACGACTCCGCTGAGGCCGCCTGGCTGGGGCGGCGGCTCGTCGAGCACCCTCTGGCGACCTTCACCGATCCGGTCGAGTCCACGCTGGATTCGCAGCGTCTCGACGCCTTGGGCGTGGAACGTCACGCCCTGCTGTGCGTCCCAGGGACGATGCCGTTCCGCGAGTTCGCCATCGAAGCGGGCTGCGCCATCGACGAGATCTCCTCCGGACACTCCGTCATGGTCACCCGCCCCGTCACGCTGGCCCGGCGGCTGCTGCGGCTCGGCTCCTGA
- a CDS encoding winged helix-turn-helix transcriptional regulator, protein MTLTADQRRAAARDTYNANLLECPGHQVLATLSDKWVTLVLAALGDGPLRHTELARTVAGATQKMLTQTLRKLEREGMLDRTIETSVPPKVTYSLTPLGMSLLPVQRAIKDWAERHVAEIERARARYDENAADRA, encoded by the coding sequence ATGACGCTCACCGCCGACCAGCGACGCGCCGCCGCGCGGGACACCTATAACGCCAACCTGCTCGAATGCCCAGGACATCAAGTCCTCGCCACACTGAGCGACAAGTGGGTCACGCTGGTCCTGGCCGCACTCGGTGACGGCCCGCTCCGCCACACCGAACTCGCCCGCACCGTCGCAGGCGCGACCCAGAAGATGCTGACCCAGACGCTGCGCAAACTCGAACGCGAAGGCATGCTCGACCGGACGATCGAAACCTCGGTTCCGCCCAAGGTGACCTACTCCCTGACACCGCTGGGAATGTCCCTCCTTCCAGTGCAACGTGCCATCAAGGACTGGGCCGAACGCCACGTCGCCGAGATCGAACGGGCCCGCGCCAGGTACGACGAGAACGCGGCCGACCGGGCATGA
- a CDS encoding NADP-dependent oxidoreductase, with product MKSVIVREHGGPEVVNVSDVPVPDAGSQRVRVRVGASSLNPIDVSARAGRLVQAGLMEGGTAFGLGWDVVGVVDAVGPDVSRVKVGDRVIGLRDLLFSGGAHAEFVVLHESAVAPAPVSLPDELAATLPLNALTADRAVRLTGLDEGGTLLVTGAGGAVGGYVVELAGRIGIRTIALGRPRDLAHLEALGADHVLTDAGDLGNQVRELVPAGVDAVIDAAILGIGAHNALRGGGTFVALVAPFAPPPIRATTVVVQEVYADGARLGELAELAGAGHLTPRVAEVLPLAEARKAHELYERGGHRGRVVLAP from the coding sequence ATGAAATCAGTCATCGTTCGGGAGCACGGTGGTCCCGAGGTCGTGAACGTGTCCGATGTCCCGGTTCCGGACGCCGGGTCGCAGCGGGTCAGGGTGCGCGTCGGCGCGTCGTCGCTGAACCCGATCGACGTGTCCGCCCGCGCGGGACGTCTCGTGCAGGCAGGGCTGATGGAGGGGGGCACCGCGTTCGGTCTCGGGTGGGACGTCGTGGGCGTCGTGGACGCCGTCGGTCCGGACGTCTCCCGCGTGAAGGTCGGCGATCGGGTCATCGGGCTGCGGGACCTGTTGTTCTCCGGCGGTGCGCACGCCGAGTTCGTGGTGCTGCACGAATCGGCCGTCGCTCCGGCGCCGGTCTCGCTTCCGGACGAGCTCGCGGCCACGCTCCCGCTCAACGCCCTGACCGCCGACCGGGCCGTCCGCCTGACCGGGCTCGACGAGGGCGGCACGCTCCTGGTCACCGGCGCCGGCGGCGCGGTCGGCGGTTACGTCGTGGAACTCGCCGGGCGGATCGGCATCCGGACCATAGCGCTGGGACGCCCTCGCGACCTCGCCCATCTGGAAGCGCTCGGCGCCGACCACGTGCTGACGGACGCCGGGGACCTGGGCAACCAGGTGCGCGAGCTCGTCCCGGCCGGAGTCGACGCGGTCATCGACGCCGCGATCCTGGGCATCGGCGCCCACAACGCCCTGCGGGGCGGCGGAACCTTCGTCGCCCTGGTCGCGCCGTTCGCGCCACCGCCGATCCGCGCGACCACCGTCGTCGTCCAGGAGGTGTACGCCGACGGCGCGCGCCTCGGTGAACTGGCCGAGCTGGCCGGGGCGGGGCACCTCACGCCCCGCGTGGCCGAAGTGCTGCCGCTGGCGGAGGCGCGGAAGGCGCACGAGCTGTACGAGCGCGGCGGTCACCGCGGTCGCGTCGTCCTGGCGCCCTGA
- a CDS encoding MFS transporter: MRRNTSITLLSIGHACIDVYQGAVAALVPFFVAERAYDYATVSGMVLAASLLSSFVQPLFGALTDRWTMPWLLPVSTLLGGVGIALSGLSGSYGLTLAFVALSGIGVAAYHPESARLARLASEGSHNAMAWFSTGGNLGFALAPLMVAAAMAAGGLRSTPLLVLPALAGAVLCLPVLRALARRHATAAVAAPVGENDVGSFVRLSLAVVYRSIAFVGLSTFIALHAQQTLGSTAAGTAALFVLYLGGAFGSVLGGALAARWGRVTVSRWSYLAAIAAIAGVVFVPGPALYLFVAATSAGLYIPFSLQITLGQDYLPSRIGTAGGVTLGLTVSIGGLASPLIGALADHTTLRTALAPLILMPALSWLFFRTLPEPTPPSIPETTPDPATPPA, translated from the coding sequence GTGCGAAGGAACACCTCCATCACTCTGCTGTCCATCGGGCACGCCTGCATCGACGTCTACCAGGGCGCCGTCGCCGCCCTCGTCCCCTTCTTCGTCGCCGAGCGCGCTTACGATTACGCCACCGTCTCGGGCATGGTGCTGGCCGCCTCGCTGCTGTCGTCGTTCGTGCAGCCGTTGTTCGGGGCGCTCACCGACCGGTGGACGATGCCGTGGCTGCTGCCGGTCAGCACCCTGCTGGGCGGCGTGGGCATCGCGTTGAGCGGGCTCAGCGGCTCCTACGGGCTCACCCTGGCGTTCGTGGCGTTGTCGGGCATCGGCGTGGCCGCCTACCATCCCGAATCCGCGCGCCTCGCCCGCCTGGCCTCCGAGGGCAGTCACAACGCCATGGCCTGGTTCTCCACCGGCGGCAACCTCGGCTTCGCCCTCGCCCCCCTCATGGTCGCCGCCGCCATGGCCGCCGGAGGCCTTCGGTCGACGCCGCTGCTGGTGCTGCCCGCCCTCGCCGGCGCCGTCCTGTGCCTGCCCGTCCTGCGCGCCCTCGCCCGGCGGCACGCCACCGCTGCCGTCGCGGCGCCGGTCGGCGAGAATGACGTCGGTTCGTTCGTGAGGCTGTCGCTGGCCGTGGTGTACCGCTCCATCGCCTTCGTCGGGCTCAGCACCTTCATCGCCCTGCACGCCCAGCAGACCCTGGGCAGCACCGCCGCCGGCACCGCCGCCCTGTTCGTCCTCTACCTCGGCGGCGCGTTCGGCTCCGTCCTCGGCGGCGCCCTCGCAGCCCGGTGGGGACGTGTCACCGTTTCCCGCTGGTCCTACCTGGCCGCCATCGCCGCCATCGCCGGCGTCGTGTTCGTGCCCGGCCCCGCCCTGTACCTGTTCGTCGCGGCGACCTCCGCCGGCCTGTACATCCCCTTCTCCCTGCAGATCACCCTGGGTCAGGACTACCTGCCCTCCCGCATCGGCACCGCCGGCGGCGTCACCCTCGGCCTCACCGTCAGCATCGGCGGCCTGGCCAGCCCCCTCATCGGCGCCCTCGCCGACCACACCACCCTGCGCACCGCCCTGGCACCGCTCATCCTCATGCCCGCACTCAGCTGGCTGTTCTTCCGCACCCTGCCCGAACCCACCCCGCCCTCCATCCCGGAGACGACACCCGACCCGGCCACTCCCCCTGCCTGA
- a CDS encoding AraC family transcriptional regulator — translation MTEIRHDPIAPTRTQHLPSGAMIDAHRHDDHQIIYAGRGVLAITTSAGSWVTPGTNAIWVPAGIVHAHQAHGDLDLHLVGLPTTDNPLGLDTPTVLKVSPLLRELIIAYTRDQEGDGGPERARMRAVLLDQLRASPQQALHLPAPASPLLRAVCGILQEDPADGRTLVELGRQVGASGRTLSRLFRTDLGMTFPQWRTQLRLQHALVLLADKQPVTAVAHRCGWASASAFIDAFRRTFGHTPGTHLDP, via the coding sequence ATGACGGAAATTCGCCACGACCCCATCGCGCCGACGCGCACGCAACACCTGCCGTCCGGCGCGATGATCGACGCGCACCGGCACGACGACCACCAGATCATCTACGCCGGCCGCGGGGTGCTGGCGATCACGACCAGCGCGGGCTCGTGGGTCACCCCGGGCACGAACGCGATCTGGGTGCCCGCCGGGATCGTTCACGCCCACCAGGCCCACGGCGACCTCGACCTGCACCTGGTCGGCCTGCCCACGACCGACAACCCCCTCGGACTGGACACCCCCACCGTGCTGAAGGTGAGCCCGCTGCTGCGTGAGCTGATCATCGCCTACACCCGCGACCAGGAAGGCGATGGTGGCCCGGAGCGTGCGCGGATGAGGGCGGTGCTGCTCGACCAGCTGCGCGCCTCCCCCCAGCAGGCTCTGCACCTGCCGGCCCCCGCGTCGCCGCTGCTGCGCGCCGTGTGCGGGATCTTGCAGGAGGATCCGGCCGACGGCCGTACCCTTGTCGAGCTCGGCCGCCAGGTCGGCGCGAGCGGCCGTACCCTGTCCCGTCTGTTCCGGACCGACCTCGGCATGACGTTCCCCCAATGGCGCACCCAGCTCCGCCTCCAGCACGCCCTGGTCCTGCTCGCCGACAAGCAGCCGGTGACCGCGGTGGCGCACCGGTGCGGCTGGGCTTCGGCGAGCGCGTTCATCGACGCCTTCCGCCGCACCTTCGGCCACACCCCCGGCACCCACCTCGACCCCTGA